The Deltaproteobacteria bacterium nucleotide sequence ATGGCAACCATCCCGATGTGCGCCTGGTCGAACCTCTGGCAGGCAGGAAAGAGATTGCGATTCAGCAGATTCGCGACATTGAAAAGGAGCTCAACTACCAGTCGTTTACCGGCGGGCGCAAGATCGTCATCTTCGATCGCGCAACCTTGATGAATCTCTCGTCGCAAAACGCGCTGCTCAAGACGCTAGAGGAGCCGCCGGCCGATTCGCTGCTGATTCTCATCGCCGCCAACGGCGGCGCGCTGCTGCCGACGCTGCGCTCGCGCTGTTTGAAAGTAAGTTTCGGCCCGTTGCACCGACCGGCGGTGGCTCAATACTTGGAACGCAACAAGCAGGTCAAAACCGAAGAGGCGCAATTCCTAGCCGCGCTCTCCATGGGAAGCCTTGGGCTGGCGCTCAAATTAAATGACCGCAAGCTGTTCGAAAAACGGCGCGAGTGGGCGGCGCTGCTCGGTTCTTTAGGCAAAGGCGATTACCGCAGCGGCAGTGACGCGGCGGAGAAGCTCGCCGGCAACAAGGACGATGCGCTCAAGTTTCTCGAATGGGCGGAGACGTTTTATCGCGATCTGCTGGTCTTCGCCGCGGTGCACAGCGGCGATGAATTGATCAATCTCGACTTGCTGAAACAGACTCAGCAGCTGGCTGGCGCGGTCACAGTTGAGAAATGGCTCGCGCTCTTCGAGCAAGCCGTCGGCGCTGGGGCGC carries:
- the holB gene encoding DNA polymerase III subunit delta' → MSFAEIIGQPKPLAILRSALANGRLHHAYLFLGPEGVGKRAIALALAKAIHCAGANGDFCGQCVNCKRIGDGNHPDVRLVEPLAGRKEIAIQQIRDIEKELNYQSFTGGRKIVIFDRATLMNLSSQNALLKTLEEPPADSLLILIAANGGALLPTLRSRCLKVSFGPLHRPAVAQYLERNKQVKTEEAQFLAALSMGSLGLALKLNDRKLFEKRREWAALLGSLGKGDYRSGSDAAEKLAGNKDDALKFLEWAETFYRDLLVFAAVHSGDELINLDLLKQTQQLAGAVTVEKWLALFEQAVGAGARIQRNLNRRMVLEDLLFNVVGAR